ATCAGGTATCCGCGATAGCGCCAATATCGCCTGACCATCCACCTGCTCAACCCCGTCCACGGGGCTCCCGAGTTCCAGGCCGCCATGGCCAATTGGGCGAGCCGTGCGGCTGGTGAGTTTTGTGCCAGCAGCATCACTCCAACTGGATCGCACCACGAGATTCACCCCGTAATTACGAGCGATCTCCACGGCGCGTGGGTGCAACACCGAGGCGCCCAGACTGGCCAGCTCGAGCATTTCATCGCAGCTGATGCTGTCCATCAGTTGGGCATCCGCCACCTTGCGCGGATCTGTGCTCAGCACTCCAGGCACATCGGTGAAGATCTCGCAGGCATCGGCACCCAGGGCTGCGGCTAAAGCCACAGCCGATGTGTCGGATCCGCCTCGGCCCAGCGTGGTGATTTCATGGATGCCATCACTGCTGGTGCTGGTGCCTTGAAAGCCAGCCACCACGATGACTTTGCCCTCGCTGAGGCGGGTGCGGATCCGATCAGTACGGATTTCAAGAATTCGGGCTCGGCCATGGGTGGATTCCGTGGCGATGCCCACCTGGGGCCCCGTCATCGACACGGCAGCGACGCCTTCGCTGTGGAGAGCCATGGCGAGCAAAGCGCTGGACACCTGCTCACCGCTAGCCAGCAACATGTCCATTTCCCGTTGGGCGGGGGAGTCGTTCAAGGCGTTCGCCAGTCCGGTGAGTTCATCGGTGGTGTGCCCCATGGCGGACACCACCACCACGACGTCGTCTCCGTTTTCGCGGCAACGGGCAATGCGCTGAGCCACAGCCTGAATGCGTTCGACACTGCCGACGGAGGTGCCGCCAAATTTCTGCACCAGCAGGGCCATTTCAGCAGTCTCTAACAGCAGGGGATTGTCTCACTGTGACGGCTAGCCCAGCAGTCCGTCTCGAAAGGCATTGCCTGGAAGGGCACCCCGCTTGAGCAGCGCCTCCACCTCTAAAAGTCGTCCCAGCAGCGATAAAAACCGTTTTGGTTGGCGGCTTTGAGCTTCATGTAGTGGCGCAGCATCGGCGTGAGCTGCAGGGGTTTAGCTGGCTGTGGTGGGCCCAGGCCGGCTCGTCGCTCTTGGGTTCGGTATCGCTCGCAGCTGGGGATTCGCTGGTGGTCTCGCTTGGCGCGGCCGGCACTGGCGGGGTCGGACCGCGGCATCGGCTGCCTTACCTAGCTTTTGGGGTTGCTCCCTGCCTCAGCGGCGCAGCACCATCAACTGCTGGGGATTCGCATCTTGGAAACGCAGTTGCTGGTAACGGCCGGTGATTTTTGGTGGTTATCAGATAAACCCTTTCAACTCCAACCACGGGTGGGGTATGCAGGAGTTCTTCGATCACCCGGAGGCCAAATATGGCCCTGGAGATCGCCGGCCATTACTAAGTGCTTCGGCACGGCTGAAGCCATCGGAAGTTGCCCGGTCGAAGCCCTAGCCATTTGCCGCGCCAGAGTCTTACCACGGCGTCGTTGCCGACCGGCAACGGCCTCAACTAACAAAAGCTGCGGCTGCGGGCACAAAGCCATAGCGAACTTACAGTCTTTGCAGCTTCAGAATCGTACCCCAAAAGTTGAAAATCAACTGAACAAATTATTGATCATAAACCCTTCTGCAGGGGGAATTCCATTATACTTTTTCCAAATTTCATGGTACATATTTATCCTTTGTTTGTAAAAGTCCTGAAATCTTTCTGTATCTGAATTAATTTTTTTGAGAACAAAGTCATGATGCCATGCCATTATTACATGGGGGTACGAATATTCAAATTGCCAAAAATCTGATAAAGGGTAGTCCACCAAATTGGAAATTTTAGTATACCTATTTGTAGCTATAAAGTAAGAATTAATTGGCATTTGATTGATAAAGTTAAAGTATTTATTTAATTCGCTAGGAGGCATTTCCATCATTGATTTGAAGTTGAGTACAGCATCTACCTCCGTGTGGATATTTTGTATTTCAGTGCTATGAAAAAGGTTGGACGGGACAATTCTAACCCTTTTTAAAGTAGGTTCTGATTTCTCGTTCAGAGGGAATTTTATCCACTTTTCTTCTTCAAGAAGAACTTCAATGTCACAGCCCAGAATGTCTTGAATGCTTAGTAGTACAAAAAGTTGTATGCAAGATGCTTCAGGTAAATCGACCAATACATATTCAATTTCCTTGTTGTGGAGGAGGTTTAAGCAACATAGGCCGCCATAACCGCCACCGATTTCGACGATAGAGCGCTTTTTGTCATTATACTCTAATGTTTTGTTAAGTGTAAAATGACATAACGCAAAAGAGTAGAAGTTGTGCACATCTCTATTTCCAAACATTGTCGTTACTATCCGTTTATCTTTGAATCTCTGGTGCATTTTTATCCTTGTGTCATCATAATAAACCGGGTACTGTGGATCTCCCGGAAATATTAAAGGAAAATTGCTATTGAGCGCAGAAAATAAATCAAGTAACATTGGGCAGGCCTCAAAATTGTTTTTGAAAAAGCCCGAGAGTATTGTTTGCGTTAAAATGGAAATCGTTCTAAACAGATTAATTTGAGCTTGGTAATTCCCTTTTGAATATTTAATATAAAAAGGATTGTTGTGGTCACAAAATTCTTTGACATTCCATCTTTCATGGTCAAAAAATGATAAATAGAATTCAGGATCGCAAAATATTTCTTTGTTATTATTCCAGTATCTTCCCCAAAATTCTCCATATTCCATGTTGTTAGAATTAATCGCTTGCTTGGCCCAATCTTTATAGATTGAAGCAGCAATTTTAGACTCCCTTTGAAATAGCATTGTGATTGATAATGTTGTATTTGCTGATATTTGTTATTCTTAAAGAAGTAATCTCTTTTGCGTAAGTTTCGGTTTATTGAATTGCCATAATACTTGGCAGGCCTTTGTTGATCGGCCTGAGACGCTGACCGCTGCATCGATTGATCTGACGAATTTGGTTCCGCTGGGCCCTACAGGATTGAGGTAACTCATTTCCGCTGCACCATTAATTGCTGGGGATCGGCGTCCGGAGAGATCGTTGGTGGTAATGGGTAGGATTTCAGACTGTTTTAGTTAGACCCGTTCAACGCCGTCAAAGGTATCCGACTAATTGTTTCAGGTCGCCCATCGGCCATAGCAACTTGCGATCGCCAGTCCGGTGAGTTCATCGGTGGTGTGCCCCATGGCGGACACCACCACCACGACGTCGTCTCCGTTTTCGCGGCAACGGGCAATGCGCTGAGCCACAGCCTGAATGCGTTCGACACTGCCGACGGAGGTGCCGCCAAATTTCTGCACCAGCAGGGCCATTTCAGCAGTCTCTAACAGCAGGGGATTGTCTCACTGTGACGGCTAGCCCAGCAGTCCGTCTCGAAAGGCATTGCCTGGAAGGGCACCCCGCTTGAGCAGCGCCTCCACCTCTAACAGTCGTCCCAGCAGCGATAACAACCGTTTTGGTTGGCGGCCTTGCAGCTGTTTCCGCATCACATAGATCCGTTTGGGATTGCCGATGCCGGCGGCTTTGGCAATGACGGCCACATCGCGTTCTCCTTGTTGTTCGAGCAGGCTCACCCAAAGCCAGCCTCGGAGTTGCCCGGTGAGGGTGGCAACGATGCGTAAGGCCGGTTCGCCCGCATCGATCAGCGCATCCCAGCGGGCGATCGCTTCCCCAGCATTGCCATCCAGTAGGGCATCACCCACCGCAAGGGCATTGGTGGCTCGTCCGCCCACTAGCTCTTTGACGAGGGCGGCAGTGATCGTTGTGGTGCGCAGGGAGAGTTTGCGAAGCTCTGATTCCAATCGGGCGCTGTCGGTTCCAATCGCTTCCACCAGAGCATCAATCGCATCTGGTTCCACCGTGAGCGATAAAGCGTCCGCTGTGCGCTGCACCAGCTGGCGTTGGCCAGCGCCATCCCAAGCCGTTGGTAACGGGAAGCTTTGCTCCAGATCCAGCCCTTGTTTGATCCGCTTTTGCAGCGTTTTGGTGGTCCTCAGCCGTCCATCTGGCTTGCTGGGATTCACCAGCACGAGATGACTGCTGTTGGGAATCAGCTCAAGGGCGGCTTCGAAGCGGTCGGCGAGTTCGCTTGGGCAGCCATTGCAGAAGGGGCTGCGCTGTAGCAGCACCAAGCGTTCACCCGTGGCGAACGGTGGGGTTCTTGCCTCTTCAAGCGCTTGGATGGCCTGGCCCGTTTCGGCGCCATCGAGGCGGCTGAGGTTGAGGCTGCTCCAGCTGGGATCCACGCAGCTTTGGATCAAGCCATCGATGGCTCGATCCCGCGCTGCAGCGTCATCTCCCCAGATCAAATGGATCGGCATGGGTTGATGATGGCCGGGATGGCCCAAGACCACCCGATTTTTACCGAAAGCATCCGCAGGATTCGCGCGTTGCTGGGGGACACCGGGCTGCAGCCGTTGGAGCAGGAGGTGTTGGAGCGCCTCGTCCACAGCAGTGGTGACCCTTCCATTGCTGAGTTGCTCCGCTTTAGTCAGGGCGCCTGTGAGGCTGGCTTGTCTGCTTTGCAATCTGGCGCGGTGATCCTCACGGATACGGAGATGGCGGCCGCGGCGATTCGACCGATGGCGCAGCGAACGTTGGGCGTTCCCGTGCGAACGGTGCTCGAGTGGGCCCCAACTTTGGCTCCGTCAGGGTCGACGCGAACAGCGGCAGGGCTGTTGTTGGCTTGGCAAGAGCTCGCTGCTGAGCGACCTGCCCCTCTGGTGCTGATTGGCAGTGCTCCCACTGCGTTGGAGGTGTTGCTCACGCAGGTGGAGGCCGATGCACCGAAGCCCAGCCTGGTGATTGGCATGCCCGTGGGCTTTGTTGGTGTGCCCGAGAGCAAACGCCATCTAGAGCACAGTGGCTTGGCGCAGATTCGGCTGGAGGGCACCCGAGGCGGTGCAGGACTCGTCGCTGCGGCCGTTAACGCTCTGCTGCGGGCGGCTGCAAGATCAGATCAGAGCCCTGCCAGCTAACAATCCAGCCTTGGGGAAGGTGGGCTTCGCCGGCTGGGGCAGCTTGACGAAGCCGATGGCCTAGCTGTTCCAGGGTTGGCGCATCCAGGCCAGGAACGCCTTGCTGATTCAGCCATTGGGCCAACAGTTGCCGGCGCGTCGGCTGGGGCAATCGCCCGAGGGCTTTGCGATCCAGTCCTGCCTTGTTTTGCAGCGTTGTGAGGGCTAACGCCGCCAGGTTGTGTTGTGTGTCCCGCAGTTGGGACATTCGTTCCGCAAAGTCGGCGAGGCGACGGCTGCA
The DNA window shown above is from Synechococcus sp. CC9902 and carries:
- the holA gene encoding DNA polymerase III subunit delta, with the protein product MPIHLIWGDDAAARDRAIDGLIQSCVDPSWSSLNLSRLDGAETGQAIQALEEARTPPFATGERLVLLQRSPFCNGCPSELADRFEAALELIPNSSHLVLVNPSKPDGRLRTTKTLQKRIKQGLDLEQSFPLPTAWDGAGQRQLVQRTADALSLTVEPDAIDALVEAIGTDSARLESELRKLSLRTTTITAALVKELVGGRATNALAVGDALLDGNAGEAIARWDALIDAGEPALRIVATLTGQLRGWLWVSLLEQQGERDVAVIAKAAGIGNPKRIYVMRKQLQGRQPKRLLSLLGRLLEVEALLKRGALPGNAFRDGLLG
- a CDS encoding precorrin-8X methylmutase, with amino-acid sequence MAGMAQDHPIFTESIRRIRALLGDTGLQPLEQEVLERLVHSSGDPSIAELLRFSQGACEAGLSALQSGAVILTDTEMAAAAIRPMAQRTLGVPVRTVLEWAPTLAPSGSTRTAAGLLLAWQELAAERPAPLVLIGSAPTALEVLLTQVEADAPKPSLVIGMPVGFVGVPESKRHLEHSGLAQIRLEGTRGGAGLVAAAVNALLRAAARSDQSPAS